A single genomic interval of Macadamia integrifolia cultivar HAES 741 chromosome 6, SCU_Mint_v3, whole genome shotgun sequence harbors:
- the LOC122081808 gene encoding beta-amylase 3, chloroplastic-like, which produces MALTLRSSPSFINPKDAKSPKTLEEFHGCVSYVPFKPVCNLWAKCSSLEVTLPREKTLFSEEKNGDKREWLHGLSGGHKAGGRKVPVFVMLPLDTVSFGGNLNRPRALNASLMALKSAGVEGVMVDAWWGLVEKDVPLNYNWDGYLELVQMVQRHGLKLQVVMSFHQCGGNVGDSCSIPLPPWVLEEVSKNPDLVYTDRSGRRNPEYISLGCDSLPLLKGRTPIQAYSDFMRSFRDMFKDYLGGVIVEIQVGMGPCGELRYPSYPESNGTWRFPGIGEFQCYDKYMRASLRASAEAIGKGDWGKSGPHDTGHYNQFLEDTGFFRREGTWNTDYGQFFLEWYSGKLLEHGDQILAAAEGIFQGTGAKLSGKVAGIHWHYGSRSHAAELTAGYYNTRYRDGYLPIARTFGKRGVILNFTCMEMRDGEQPAYANCSPEGLVRQVKMATKTTYTELAGENALERYDDRAFAQVLTTSQSDSGNGLSAFTYLRMNKRLFEGENWRNLVNFVKSMSEGGRDARLSEQDTGHTKLYVGFLDEQNIKTKEAVPV; this is translated from the exons atggCATTAACACTGcgttcttctccttcctttatcAATCCAAAGGACGCCAAGAGCCCCAAAACACTCGAAGAATTCCATGGCTGTGTTTCTTATGTCCCATTCAAGCCGGTGTGTAATCTCTGGGCAAAGTGTTCAAGTCTAGAAGTGACTCTCCCACGCGAGAAGACTTTGTTTTCTGAAGAGAAGAATGGTGACAAGAGGGAGTGGCTTCATGGACTCTCCGGGGGTCACAAGGCCGGCGGCAGAAAAGTACCTGTGTTTGTGATGTTGCCTCTTGATACAGTATCTTTCGGAGGCAACTTGAATAGGCCAAGGGCATTGAATGCCAGTTTGATGGCCTTGAAGAGTGCTGGAGTGGAAGGTGTGATGGTGGATGCCTGGTGGGGGTTGGTGGAGAAAGATGTCCCTCTCAATTATAATTGGGATGGTTATCTTGAGCTTGTCCAGATGGTGCAAAGGCATGGCTTGAAGCTTCAAGTTGTTATGTCCTTTCATCAGTGTGGAGGAAATGTTGGAGACTCCTGCAG CATACCCCTGCCTCCATGGGTGCTTGAAGAAGTCAGCAAGAACCCTGATCTAGTCTACACAGACAGATCCGGCCGGAGGAATCCGGAGTATATTTCCCTGGGCTGTGATTCATTGCCTCTGCTCAAGGGAAGAACACCCATCCAAGCCTACTCTGATTTCATGAGAAGCTTCAGGGACATGTTCAAAGATTATCTAGGAGGAGTTATTGTG GAGATTCAAGTTGGAATGGGCCCTTGTGGAGAGCTGAGGTATCCATCTTATCCAGAAAGCAATGGGACTTGGAGATTTCCTGGAATTGGTGAATTCCAATGCTATGACAAG TACATGAGAGCTTCCCTGAGAGCATCAGCTGAAGCAATTGGAAAGGGAGATTGGGGTAAAAGTGGACCCCATGACACAGGCCACTACAACCAGTTCCTAGAGGACACAGGATTCTTCAGAAGAGAAGGAACATGGAACACCGATTATGGCCAGTTCTTCTTAGAATGGTACTCTGGAAAGCTACTAGAACATGGTGATCAGATTCTAGCTGCTGCTGAAGGGATATTTCAAGGAACCGGCGCCAAGCTATCTGGAAAGGTTGCAGGGATCCATTGGCATTATGGGTCTAGGTCCCACGCAGCCGAACTAACAGCCGGGTACTACAACACCAGGTACAGAGATGGGTACCTTCCGATAGCAAGAACTTTTGGGAAACGAGGTGTCATACTGAACTTCACGTGCATGGAGATGCGAGATGGAGAACAACCAGCATATGCAAACTGCTCGCCTGAAGGACTAGTCCGTCAAGTAAAGATGGCGACGAAGACCACGTACACTGAGCTTGCCGGTGAAAATGCATTAGAGAGGTATGACGATAGAGCTTTTGCACAAGTCTTGACAACAAGTCAGTCAGATTCAGGCAATGGTTTGAGTGCATTCACATATCTAAGGATGAACAAGAGGTTGTTTGAAGGAGAGAACTGGAGGAATTTAGTGAATTTTGTGAAGAGCATGTCAGAAGGTGGCCGAGATGCCAGGCTCTCAGAGCAAGACACAGGCCATACCAAACTATATGTTGGCTTTCTCGATGAACAGAACATTAAGACTAAGGAAGCTGTTCCAGTATAA